In one Musa acuminata AAA Group cultivar baxijiao chromosome BXJ2-5, Cavendish_Baxijiao_AAA, whole genome shotgun sequence genomic region, the following are encoded:
- the LOC103985521 gene encoding ethylene-responsive transcription factor ERF011 → MEGQYCFTSTNDKPRKPSPPAAGKRAAAAAAAAVGSAGGGGKDRPYRGVRMRKWGKWVAEVREPNKRSRIWLGSYSTAVAAARAYDTAVYYLRGRSARLNFPDEILSDDPVVGGAPMSAALIRKKATEVGARVDALWMGLMSPTPPQQQQQRPHREHHQHRLQFQQQQQQPTRAAKNPDLNQQPSPESSDVD, encoded by the coding sequence ATGGAGGGGCAGTACTGCTTCACCTCCACCAACGACAAACCAAGAAAGCCGTCGCCGCCAGCGGCCGGGAAaagggcggcagcggcagcggcagcggcagtcgGGAGCGCAGGCGGTGGCGGTAAGGATAGGCCGTACAGAGGAGTCAGGATGCGAAAGTGGGGGAAGTGGGTAGCTGAGGTACGGGAGCCCAACAAGCGATCGCGGATTTGGCTGGGGTCCTACTCCACCGCGGTGGCCGCCGCCAGGGCCTACGACACCGCCGTCTATTACCTCAGGGGCCGTTCCGCCAGACTCAACTTCCCCGACGAGATCCTCTCTGATGACCCGGTGGTCGGAGGCGCCCCCATGTCGGCCGCGTTGATTCGGAAGAAGGCCACCGAGGTGGGCGCAAGAGTGGACGCACTCTGGATGGGTCTCATGTCACCAACGCCGccgcagcagcaacagcaacgaCCACATAGGGAACACCATCAACACCGGCTTCagtttcagcagcagcagcagcagccaactCGGGCGGCTAAAAACCCTGATCTCAATCAGCAGCCGAGCCCCGAGAGCTCTGATGTGGACTAG
- the LOC135611841 gene encoding auxin-induced protein X10A-like — MAIGMTGLVKKFLACGGRNFRSGLPEGHIWVCVGTEAAAARRLEVEANYLNHPLLEDLLRLSVPEFGYSYEGALRIACDIDFFLYLLDLLRSSDPAVHYMELRDLMAAFYVSAGGSRQHHPSYHQQQQMLLLLLQQL; from the coding sequence ATGGCGATCGGCATGACGGGTTTGGTGAAGAAGTTTTTAGCCTGCGGAGGCAGGAACTTCCGGAGCGGGCTACCGGAGGGCCACATATGGGTGTGCGTGGgcacggaggcggcggcggcgcggAGGCTGGAGGTGGAGGCGAACTACCTCAACCACCCGCTGTTGGAGGACCTTCTGCGGCTGTCGGTGCCGGAGTTCGGGTACTCGTACGAGGGGGCGCTGCGGATCGCCTGCGACATCGACTTCTTTCTGTACTTGCTCGATCTGCTGAGGAGCAGCGACCCCGCCGTCCACTACATGGAGCTCCGGGATCTGATGGCCGCCTTCTACGTCTCGGCTGGCGGTAGCAGACAACACCACCCAAGTTACCACCAGCAGCAgcagatgctgctgctgctgctgcagcagctCTGA